The genomic window aaataaataaataaattgcataaTGAAGTCTCACATTAGTGAGATTTAACACCTCATttaagcaaaaatattttattttaaatctaaatatatatactagacccattaattatatattgatgAGTCTAGTTCCTTTGAGAAATTTGAGCTTGTAGTGGATGTTTCATCACCATAGTGAATTCTTGTTTTTCAGACAAATCAACATTTTTTATGGATAGTAACGTCTTCCACTCAAAGTTCAAAACCAAATTAGCAACAAAGTATTCTAAATGGAGCATTGCTAATTTATAAGCAGGGCAAATCCTCCTCCCAACTCCAAATGGCATCATCTTTATCTCTTTTTTACCACTAATATCATATGCTTCTAATACATTACTATTTGTTTTGTCTCTTAAAAATCGCTCTGGCTTAAACACCATAGGATCCTTCCAAACCGTTGGATCTAATCCTATATCTGCCACCATAAAATTCACACTCCCATTTTTAGGTATAAAATAACCATTCAAAATAACATCCTCAGTCACTGCATGTGGAATTGCATAGTGAGAAGGAGGATGACGCCTTAACACTTCCAAAATCAAAGCCTTCAAATATGGTAATTTTTCTAAGTCTTCCTCTCTTACTTCTTTTTCCTTTCTATCGCCGCCAACTACATCTTCAATTTCGTCTACTAGCCTCTGTTGCATGTGTTTGTATTTCACCAAATTTGCCATAACCCATTCAATTGTAGTTGAAGTTGTATCTGTTCCCGCAGTGAGAAACTCCGAACAAAGCGCAACAAGTTCACCCTCATCAAGCTTTCGTTTCTCCTCAGGCAATTCCAAGTTCAACAAAGTATCCACGTAACAAACAAAACATCCATCATCATTGTTATTATTTTCCATAACTTTCTTTCTGGACTGTATTAGTTCAACCAACAAATCATTTTGGAATTTCCGAAGTTGCGACAATTCTTGCCAACGTTTTCGGAATAAAATGCGAGATACAATTTTTGGGTAGAAATTTAGTGCACTAAATTTTCCGGAGCTCATAATCAAACATTTCtgaatgttttttattttttcaatttttttattgtcaacATTTTCACCGAAACACATGAAAACTAGTAAGCAAAATATGGCGTGTTGAATGTGGTTGATGAGCTTAACATAATTGTTCACCACTTTCGCTTCAAACTTTAATTCGTTTAGAAGTTTTTCCAATACTCGCCTGCGAGTATTGGAAAATAATTTGAATCGTGATGGGTGAAACATGGTGGATGCAAGGTTATTGCGAAGAACGCGCCATGTGGAGCCGTAGCAAGAGGATGAGATATTAAGTTGGATATTATTGTTTATGAATTTTGGACGGTTGGCAAAAACCGAAGCATTTTGGATTAAGGCTTTGTGTGCAAGGAAACGATCGAATATGAAAATATGAGGAGTAGACCAAAAGTGGAACGAGATTATAGGGCCGTGTTTGGCATGAAGGTCGTGAAGAATTGGTTTGAGTTGTGAGAATGATATTTTTGGTAGCAAGAGGATGTCGGTAATGTAAGGAATGTAGAGAGGTCC from Trifolium pratense cultivar HEN17-A07 linkage group LG1, ARS_RC_1.1, whole genome shotgun sequence includes these protein-coding regions:
- the LOC123902934 gene encoding cytochrome P450 89A2-like; translation: METSWLIILLCLSMLIIIIITRTRIRSSINLPPGPLYIPYITDILLLPKISFSQLKPILHDLHAKHGPIISFHFWSTPHIFIFDRFLAHKALIQNASVFANRPKFINNNIQLNISSSCYGSTWRVLRNNLASTMFHPSRFKLFSNTRRRVLEKLLNELKFEAKVVNNYVKLINHIQHAIFCLLVFMCFGENVDNKKIEKIKNIQKCLIMSSGKFSALNFYPKIVSRILFRKRWQELSQLRKFQNDLLVELIQSRKKVMENNNNDDGCFVCYVDTLLNLELPEEKRKLDEGELVALCSEFLTAGTDTTSTTIEWVMANLVKYKHMQQRLVDEIEDVVGGDRKEKEVREEDLEKLPYLKALILEVLRRHPPSHYAIPHAVTEDVILNGYFIPKNGSVNFMVADIGLDPTVWKDPMVFKPERFLRDKTNSNVLEAYDISGKKEIKMMPFGVGRRICPAYKLAMLHLEYFVANLVLNFEWKTLLSIKNVDLSEKQEFTMVMKHPLQAQISQRN